From the Enterobacter pseudoroggenkampii genome, the window GTTCCCGCGCGTGCGGATAAATTCATTCTGTAATATCGATTCGGCAGTCTTGTTGCCGGATGTCTGGGTAGGGCGCTCGTGTCGTCTGCGTCGTTGCGTGATCGACCGTGCCTGCGTCATCCCTGAAGGGATGGTTATTGGGGAGAATGCGGAAGAAGACGCGCGTCGTTTCTACCGTTCGGAAGAGGGGATCGTGTTAGTCACACGGGAAATGTTGCGGAAGCTGCAGATCAAACAGGAGCGATGATGCAGGTTTTACACGTATGTTCTGAGATGTTCCCGTTATTAAAAACGGGCGGACTGGCAGATGTGCTTGGCGCATTACCGGCGGCGCAAATCGCCGGAGGCGTGGATACCCGAGTCCTGCTGCCCGCCTTTCCGGATATCCGGCGCGGTATACCCGATGCGAAAGTGGTGACCCGCCGTGAAACGTTTGCCGGACGCATTACCCTGCTGTTTGGACATTACAATGGCGTAGGGATTTACCTGATCGACGCGCCGCACTTATACGATCGCCCGGGCAGCCCGTATCACGATACGAACCTGTTCGCCTATACCGACAACGTGCTGCGCTTTGCGCTGCTCGGCTGGGTCGGCGCCGAAATGGCGACGGGGCTGGATCCGTTCTGGCGTCCGGATGTGGTGCACGCGCACGACTGGCACGCCGGGCTTGCCCCGGCGTATCTCGCCGCGCGCGGCCACCCGGCGAAATCGGTCTTTACCGTGCATAACCTGGCGTATCAGGGGATGTACTACGCCCATCACATGAATGACATCGATCTGCCATGGTCGTTCTTTAACATGCACGGTCTGGAGTTTAACGGGCAGATCTCGTTTCTGAAGGCGGGGCTGTACTACGCCGATCACATCACGGCGGTGAGCCCAACCTACGCGCGTGAGATCACCCAGCCGGCGTTTGGCTACGGTATGGAAGGGTTGCTGCAACAGCGCCATCGCGAAGGCCGCCTGTCGGGCATTCTGAACGGCGTGGACGAACAGATCTGGAGCCCGGAAACCGATCTCCTGCTGGCGGCGCGTTATGGCCGTGATTCCGTGGAGGACAAAGCGGAAAACAAACGCCAGCTGCAGATTGCGATGGGCCTGAAGGTTAACGACAAAGTGCCGCTGTTCGCGGTGGTCAGCCGCCTGACCAGCCAGAAAGGGCTGGATCTGGTGCTGGAGGCGCTGCCCGGTTTACTGGAGCAGGGCGGACAGCTGGCGCTGCTCGGCGCGGGCGACCCGGTGCTGCAGGAAGGTTTCCTTGCCGCCGCGGCGGAACATCCGGGTCAGGTGGGCGTGCAGATTGGCTACCACGAGGCATTCTCGCACCGCATTATGGGCGGCGCGGACGTCATTCTGGTGCCAAGCCGTTTCGAACCCTGCGGCCTGACGCAGCTGTACGGCCTGAAATATGGCACCCTGCCGTTGGTACGCCGCACGGGCGGACTGGCGGATACCGTATCCGATAGCTCTCTGGAAAACCTGGCGGACGGTATCGCCAGCGGGTTTGTCTTTGAGGACAGTAATGCCTGGTCGCTGCTTCGGGCGATTCGGCGTGCTTTCGTCTTGTGGTCCCGTCCATCGCTGTGGCGTTACGTACAACGTCAGGCGATGTCCATGGACTTTAGCTGGCACGTCGCGGCGCAGTCATACCGCGATCTCTATCAACGCTTGATGTAACGAGGCGAAGTTACTGATATGAACGCTCCATTTAGCTACTCTTCACCCACGCTCAGCGTTGAGGCGTTAAAGCACTCTATCGCCTACAAGCTGATGTTCACCATCGGGAAAGATCCGGTTATTGCCAACAAGCACGAGTGGCTGAACGCTACCCTGTTTGCGGTGCGTGACCGTTTAGTGGAACGCTGGCTGCGCTCAAACCGCGCCCAGCTCTCTCAGGAGACGCGTCAGGTTTACTACCTGTCGATGGAATTTTTGATTGGCCGCACGCTGTCCAATGCGCTGTTGTCGCTCGGTATTTATGACGACGTCAAAACCGCACTGGAAGAGATGGGGTTAGATTTAGAAGAACTGATCGACGAAGAGAACGACCCGGGCCTCGGTAACGGCGGTCTGGGGCGTCTCGCCGCCTGCTTCCTCGACTCGCTGGCGACGCTGGCGCTGCCGGGCCGCGGGTACGGTATTCGCTACGATTACGGCATGTTCAAGCAGAATATCGTCGACGGGCGTCAGAAAGAGTCCCCGGACTACTGGCTGGAGTACGGTAACCCGTGGGAGTTCAAGCGCCACAACACGCGCTACAAGGTGCGCTTTGGCGGGCGTATTCAGCAGGAAGGGAAAAAATCCCGCTGGGTGGAAACGGAAGAGATCCTGGCCGTGGCCTACGACCAGATTATCCCCGGCTACGACACCGACGCCACCAACACGCTGAGGCTGTGGAGCGCCCAGGCCAGTAGCGAAATTAACCTCGGTAAATTTAACCAGGGTGACTACTTCGCGGCGGTGGAGGATAAAAACCACTCCGAGAACGTGTCCCGCGTGCTGTACCCGGATGACTCGACCTACTCAGGCCGCGAGCTGCGCCTGCGTCAGGAGTACTTCCTTGTTTCGGCGACCATTCAGGACATCCTTAGCCGTCACCATCAGCTGCACAAAACCTACGCCAACCTGGCGGAGAAAACCGCGATCCACCTTAATGACACCCACCCGGTGCTTTCTATTCCGGAGCTGATGCGCCTGCTGATCGACGAGCATAAATTCAGCTGGGACGACGCCTTTGAGGTGACCTGCCAGGTGTTCTCGTACACCAACCACACGCTGATGAGCGAAGCGCTGGAAACGTGGCCGGTGGACATGCTCGGCAAAATCCTGCCGCGCCATCTGCAGATTATCTTTGAGATTAACGACTACTTCCTCAAGACGCTGCAGGAGCAGTATCCGAACGATACTGGCCTGCTGAGCCGCGCGTCCATCATTGATGAGTCGAACGGTCGTCGCGTGCGCATGGCCTGGCTGGCGGTTGTCATCAGCCACAAGGTCAACGGGGTGTCCGAGCTCCACTCGAACCTGATGGTGCAGTCGCTGTTTGCGGACTTTGCGAAGATCTTCCCGACGCGGTTCTGCAACGTGACCAACGGCGTCACCCCGCGCCGCTGGCTGGCGCTGGCCAACCAGCCGCTCTCTGAGGTACTGGACGAGAATATTGGCCGTACCTGGCGTACCGATTTGAGCCAGCTGAGCGAGCTGGAACAGCATATTGATTTCCCGACGGTGAACAAAGCCGTGCGCGAAGCCAAGCTGCTGAACAAAAAGCGTCTGGCGGTCTGGCTGGCGATGCACCTCAACGTGGTGGCAAACCCGAAA encodes:
- the glgA gene encoding glycogen synthase GlgA, with amino-acid sequence MQVLHVCSEMFPLLKTGGLADVLGALPAAQIAGGVDTRVLLPAFPDIRRGIPDAKVVTRRETFAGRITLLFGHYNGVGIYLIDAPHLYDRPGSPYHDTNLFAYTDNVLRFALLGWVGAEMATGLDPFWRPDVVHAHDWHAGLAPAYLAARGHPAKSVFTVHNLAYQGMYYAHHMNDIDLPWSFFNMHGLEFNGQISFLKAGLYYADHITAVSPTYAREITQPAFGYGMEGLLQQRHREGRLSGILNGVDEQIWSPETDLLLAARYGRDSVEDKAENKRQLQIAMGLKVNDKVPLFAVVSRLTSQKGLDLVLEALPGLLEQGGQLALLGAGDPVLQEGFLAAAAEHPGQVGVQIGYHEAFSHRIMGGADVILVPSRFEPCGLTQLYGLKYGTLPLVRRTGGLADTVSDSSLENLADGIASGFVFEDSNAWSLLRAIRRAFVLWSRPSLWRYVQRQAMSMDFSWHVAAQSYRDLYQRLM
- the glgP gene encoding glycogen phosphorylase, which translates into the protein MNAPFSYSSPTLSVEALKHSIAYKLMFTIGKDPVIANKHEWLNATLFAVRDRLVERWLRSNRAQLSQETRQVYYLSMEFLIGRTLSNALLSLGIYDDVKTALEEMGLDLEELIDEENDPGLGNGGLGRLAACFLDSLATLALPGRGYGIRYDYGMFKQNIVDGRQKESPDYWLEYGNPWEFKRHNTRYKVRFGGRIQQEGKKSRWVETEEILAVAYDQIIPGYDTDATNTLRLWSAQASSEINLGKFNQGDYFAAVEDKNHSENVSRVLYPDDSTYSGRELRLRQEYFLVSATIQDILSRHHQLHKTYANLAEKTAIHLNDTHPVLSIPELMRLLIDEHKFSWDDAFEVTCQVFSYTNHTLMSEALETWPVDMLGKILPRHLQIIFEINDYFLKTLQEQYPNDTGLLSRASIIDESNGRRVRMAWLAVVISHKVNGVSELHSNLMVQSLFADFAKIFPTRFCNVTNGVTPRRWLALANQPLSEVLDENIGRTWRTDLSQLSELEQHIDFPTVNKAVREAKLLNKKRLAVWLAMHLNVVANPKALFDVQIKRIHEYKRQLMNVLHVITHYNRIKADPTAEWVPRVKIFAGKAASAYYMAKHIIHLINDVAKVVNQDPDIGDKLKVVFIPNYSVSLAQLIIPAADLSEQISTAGTEASGTSNMKFALNGALTIGTLDGANVEMLEHVGEDNIFIFGNTTEEVEALRRKGYSPRQYYEGDEELRQVLTQIATGVFSPDEPSRYRDLVDSLINFGDHYQVLADYRSYVDCQDKVDELYRQPEKWTSAAMYNIANMGYFSSDRTIKEYAETIWHIDPVRL